The following are from one region of the Mycetohabitans rhizoxinica HKI 454 genome:
- a CDS encoding UDP-N-acetylmuramoyl-tripeptide--D-alanyl-D-alanine ligase — translation MTMLTLREAAALIDGATVLGDDTVAFDQVSTDSRSCGPASLFVALKGERFDAHDFLPDLARRGVAAVLVSRSPGDWRVPAIRVADTRAALGALAAGWRRRFALPLVAVTGSNGKTTVKEMIASIFAAAVGHAQRLSTQGNLNNVIGMPLTLLQLAPQHRLAVVELGMNRPGETQQLARIAGPTIALVNNAQREHQEFMATVEAVALEHASVIHALPPDGTAVFPADDPYAGIWRVAATDNRIVDFALRRPGANSDAAVQGTTTDTGALRIETRAGALEVSLRAPGEHNARNALAATAAALAAGVGLDAIRRGLETFEPVNGRLQAKLAQAMPWAGATVIDDTYNANPDSMRAAIDVLTMRQAPRVLVMGDMGEVGDNGPAFHREVGAYARERGLDALYALGDASRDACTAFGPHAHHFDSAEALICALLRQDAVASERAAGATILVKGSRFMRMERVVQALTLPTATDAPARTGAH, via the coding sequence ATGACGATGTTGACGCTGCGCGAGGCGGCTGCATTGATCGACGGTGCCACGGTTTTGGGCGACGATACGGTCGCTTTCGATCAAGTCTCGACCGACAGTCGCAGTTGCGGGCCGGCAAGCCTGTTCGTCGCGCTCAAGGGCGAGCGTTTCGACGCGCACGATTTCCTGCCGGATCTCGCGCGGCGCGGCGTGGCTGCTGTATTGGTGTCGCGCAGCCCCGGTGACTGGCGTGTGCCGGCGATCCGCGTGGCCGACACGCGGGCCGCGCTTGGCGCGCTCGCGGCTGGCTGGCGTCGCAGGTTTGCGTTGCCGCTGGTCGCGGTGACCGGTAGTAACGGCAAGACCACGGTCAAGGAAATGATCGCGTCGATCTTTGCCGCCGCCGTCGGTCACGCGCAGCGGCTCTCGACGCAGGGCAACTTAAACAACGTCATCGGCATGCCGCTCACGTTGTTGCAGCTCGCGCCACAGCATCGGCTCGCGGTCGTCGAGCTTGGCATGAACCGTCCTGGCGAAACGCAACAGCTAGCCCGGATTGCCGGACCCACCATTGCGCTGGTGAACAATGCCCAGCGCGAGCATCAGGAATTTATGGCGACAGTCGAGGCCGTGGCGCTGGAGCATGCGAGTGTGATCCATGCGCTGCCGCCGGACGGCACGGCGGTGTTTCCCGCCGACGATCCGTATGCTGGCATCTGGCGGGTGGCGGCCACCGACAACCGGATCGTGGACTTCGCGCTGCGCCGGCCCGGGGCCAATAGCGATGCGGCGGTCCAGGGCACGACCACGGACACCGGCGCATTGCGGATCGAGACGCGCGCCGGCGCACTTGAGGTATCGTTGCGCGCGCCCGGCGAGCACAATGCGCGCAATGCGCTCGCCGCCACCGCGGCCGCGCTTGCCGCCGGCGTCGGACTGGACGCGATACGGCGCGGGCTCGAGACCTTCGAGCCGGTCAATGGACGGTTGCAGGCCAAGCTCGCCCAAGCGATGCCATGGGCCGGCGCGACGGTGATCGACGATACCTATAATGCCAATCCGGATTCGATGCGCGCGGCGATCGACGTATTGACCATGCGTCAGGCGCCGCGCGTGTTGGTGATGGGCGACATGGGAGAGGTTGGCGACAACGGCCCCGCGTTTCATCGCGAAGTCGGCGCCTATGCGCGCGAACGCGGGCTCGATGCACTGTACGCGCTCGGTGACGCGAGTCGCGATGCGTGCACCGCGTTCGGCCCGCATGCCCATCATTTCGATTCAGCCGAGGCACTCATTTGCGCGCTGCTCCGCCAGGACGCCGTCGCATCGGAGCGCGCCGCCGGCGCGACGATCTTGGTCAAGGGTTCGCGTTTCATGCGCATGGAGCGCGTGGTCCAGGCTTTGACCCTCCCCACTGCAACCGATGCGCCGGCCCGGACCGGCGCGCATTGA
- a CDS encoding UDP-N-acetylmuramoyl-L-alanyl-D-glutamate--2,6-diaminopimelate ligase, with product MSRSPLTPEQIERVRAEVLAWLRARLAPHAQLRVDSRAVCAGDAFVAYAVDSADSRAYIADALQRGAAAVLVQAGGEFPGGGPVLQVPELDQLAGHIASAWYGEPSRDMLMVGITGTNGKTTTSHWVAGALSGSGTRCAIIGTLGTGLPGQLSPTGFTTPDAPQVHHSLAALRAHGASAVSMEVSSHALHQGRVNGVAFDIAVFTNLTQDHLDYHKDLASYEAAKARLFDWPGLRAAVINRDDEAGRRLIGHLATRVRTISYGIASTRPRGDASLHAMAIRATATGTAFTVVSDWGHAELEVGTLGLFNVANLLAVLGVLLAADVPFDAALSQITRLEPVNGRMQQLGGRPQVDEPLVVVDYAHTPDALEKTLDALRPIATQRGGKLVCVFGCGGERDATKRPLMGAIAERLADSVIVTSDNPRSEPPLAIIGQIVSAMREPARVRTIEDRAGAILQAVRGASAADVVLIAGKGHEATQEVMGKKRPFSDQDHAHLALASRVTQPRGEAE from the coding sequence ATGAGTCGCTCGCCACTGACGCCCGAACAAATCGAGCGCGTGCGGGCCGAGGTGCTCGCGTGGCTGCGCGCTCGGCTTGCGCCGCATGCGCAATTGCGGGTGGACAGCCGCGCGGTGTGCGCTGGCGACGCGTTCGTCGCGTATGCGGTGGACAGCGCAGACAGTCGTGCGTATATCGCCGATGCGTTGCAGCGTGGCGCGGCAGCCGTGCTGGTCCAGGCCGGCGGTGAGTTCCCGGGCGGCGGACCGGTGCTCCAGGTCCCTGAACTCGATCAGCTTGCGGGCCACATTGCTAGTGCGTGGTATGGCGAGCCGAGTCGCGACATGCTGATGGTCGGCATCACGGGCACCAATGGCAAGACCACCACCAGCCACTGGGTCGCGGGCGCGTTGAGCGGCAGTGGCACCCGTTGCGCGATCATCGGCACGTTGGGCACCGGACTGCCGGGGCAGCTTTCGCCCACCGGGTTCACGACCCCCGACGCGCCGCAGGTGCACCACAGCCTGGCGGCGCTGCGTGCGCACGGCGCAAGCGCGGTATCGATGGAGGTGTCCTCGCACGCACTGCACCAGGGGCGCGTGAATGGCGTCGCGTTCGACATCGCGGTGTTCACTAACCTGACGCAGGACCATCTCGACTATCACAAGGACCTCGCGTCGTACGAGGCCGCCAAAGCGCGGCTGTTCGACTGGCCGGGCTTGCGCGCGGCAGTCATCAATCGCGACGACGAGGCCGGGCGCAGGCTGATCGGGCATCTGGCCACGCGGGTGCGCACGATTTCGTACGGTATCGCGTCGACTAGGCCGCGCGGCGACGCTTCGCTGCATGCGATGGCGATCCGCGCGACCGCCACCGGCACCGCCTTCACGGTGGTATCCGACTGGGGGCACGCCGAGCTCGAAGTGGGCACGCTCGGCCTGTTCAATGTCGCCAATTTGCTCGCCGTCCTCGGCGTGCTACTGGCCGCCGACGTGCCATTCGATGCGGCGCTGTCTCAGATCACGCGGCTGGAACCGGTCAACGGTCGGATGCAGCAGCTCGGCGGGCGGCCGCAAGTGGACGAGCCGCTGGTGGTTGTCGATTACGCGCATACGCCGGACGCATTGGAAAAAACGCTCGACGCACTGCGGCCGATCGCCACGCAGCGGGGCGGCAAGCTCGTCTGTGTGTTCGGCTGTGGGGGCGAGCGCGATGCGACCAAGCGGCCGCTGATGGGGGCGATTGCCGAGCGGCTCGCCGACAGCGTCATCGTGACGAGTGACAACCCGCGTAGCGAGCCGCCGCTGGCAATCATCGGCCAAATCGTCAGTGCGATGCGTGAGCCGGCACGCGTGCGCACCATCGAGGATCGCGCTGGCGCGATCCTGCAGGCGGTGCGTGGTGCGTCGGCCGCCGACGTCGTGCTGATCGCCGGCAAGGGACATGAGGCAACACAGGAAGTGATGGGTAAGAAGCGGCCGTTTTCGGATCAGGATCATGCACACCTCGCGCTCGCATCGCGCGTCACGCAACCTCGCGGAGAAGCTGAATGA
- a CDS encoding porin — MKKSLLALAALGAFSGVAHAQSSVTLYGIIDEGVNYTSNSGGHTLWNLSSGVMQGSRWGLRGTEDLGGGLTAIFTLENGFDVNTGKSGQGGLEFGRQAFVGLSSSGFGTVTLGRQYDSVVDYVGPLEAGDQWGGYIAAHPGDLDNFNNAYRINNSIKYTSPNFAGLTFGGLYSLGGVAGDFSRNQAFSLGAGYTNGPLVLGVGYLNVRNPNVSFFGNSTSGTINAGVSNVTSSVYGGYGSAHTYQVIGAGGAYTFGPATVGITYSNTKFYNLGSTYASAFAGSTATFNNAEINFKYQLTPALVLGAAYDFTKGSSVNGQSGAKYHQGALGADYFLSKRTDVYLIGVYQHASGNTVSTSSSGVDSVVAATANISGLSPSTTNNQATVRVGIRHKF, encoded by the coding sequence ATGAAAAAGTCGCTTCTCGCTCTCGCGGCATTGGGCGCTTTCTCAGGTGTTGCCCATGCGCAAAGCAGCGTGACTCTGTACGGTATCATTGACGAAGGCGTGAATTACACGAGCAACAGCGGCGGCCACACGCTGTGGAACCTGTCCAGCGGTGTGATGCAAGGCAGCCGTTGGGGCCTGCGTGGCACCGAAGACCTGGGCGGTGGCTTGACGGCGATCTTCACGTTGGAAAACGGTTTTGACGTCAACACCGGCAAGTCTGGCCAAGGCGGCCTCGAGTTCGGCCGTCAAGCGTTCGTCGGCTTGTCGTCGAGCGGCTTCGGTACGGTCACGCTGGGTCGTCAATACGACTCCGTGGTCGACTACGTCGGCCCGCTGGAAGCCGGTGACCAATGGGGTGGCTACATCGCCGCTCACCCGGGCGACCTGGACAATTTTAACAACGCCTATCGCATCAACAACTCGATCAAGTACACGAGCCCAAACTTCGCGGGCTTGACTTTCGGCGGCTTGTACAGCTTGGGCGGCGTGGCTGGCGACTTCTCACGCAACCAAGCGTTCTCGCTGGGCGCCGGCTACACGAACGGCCCGTTGGTGCTGGGCGTCGGCTACTTGAACGTGCGTAACCCGAACGTCAGCTTCTTTGGCAACAGCACGTCGGGCACGATCAACGCTGGCGTATCGAACGTAACTTCGTCGGTCTACGGCGGCTACGGCTCGGCCCACACGTACCAAGTGATCGGTGCGGGCGGCGCGTACACGTTCGGTCCGGCAACGGTCGGTATTACGTACTCGAACACGAAGTTCTACAACTTGGGCAGCACGTACGCATCGGCTTTCGCCGGCAGCACTGCGACGTTCAACAACGCCGAAATCAACTTCAAGTATCAGTTGACCCCCGCGTTGGTGCTCGGCGCAGCGTATGACTTCACGAAGGGCAGCTCGGTTAACGGCCAGTCCGGTGCGAAGTACCATCAAGGCGCGCTGGGCGCGGACTACTTCCTGTCCAAGCGTACTGACGTGTACCTGATCGGTGTCTACCAGCACGCGTCGGGCAATACGGTGTCGACTTCGTCGAGCGGCGTGGATTCGGTTGTTGCAGCCACCGCCAACATCAGTGGCCTGTCACCGTCGACGACGAACAACCAAGCCACGGTTCGCGTCGGCATCCGCCATAAATTCTAA
- a CDS encoding long-chain fatty acid--CoA ligase has product MERIWLKSYPAGVPADIDPSIYASVTLLLEESFVKFAERPAFACMGQVLTYGELDRLSRALAAYLQCKGLVKGARVAVMMPNVLQYPVAIAAVLRAGYVMVNVNPLYTPRELEHQLRDSGAQAIILLENFATTLQAVVSNTDVKHVIVAALGDLMGVKGCLVNWVVRHVKKRVPAWSLPGSVRFNDALAQGKRSTFRPVRQGPDDVAFLQYTGGTTGIAKGAMLLHRNIVANVLQSEVWLNPARSAHAEFTQFTTVIALPLYHIYALTVCALLTIRTGGLGVLIPNPRDITGTIKQLKGYAVSMFPAVNTLYNALLNHPDFGKLDFSKLVVANAGGMAVQEAVAKRWYEMTGVPIIEGYGLSETSPCVTCNPATCTEYTGTIGLPLPSTEVSIRDDEGNELPLGQPGEICIRGPQVMAGYWNRPDETANATTADGFFKSGDVGVIDECGYVKIVDRKKDMILVSGFNVYPNEVEDVVAKMPGVYEVAAVGVANPHSGEAVKLFIVKKDPALTEQAVIEFCRARLAGYKRPKAVEFRAELPKTNVGKILRRELRDAPQHRACPDVDLAGTLS; this is encoded by the coding sequence ATGGAACGCATCTGGCTTAAATCATATCCCGCCGGCGTGCCAGCGGATATCGATCCGTCGATCTATGCGTCGGTGACGCTACTGCTCGAGGAGAGCTTCGTCAAATTTGCTGAGCGGCCGGCGTTTGCCTGCATGGGGCAGGTGTTGACCTATGGAGAACTGGATCGGCTGTCGCGGGCATTGGCCGCCTATTTGCAATGCAAGGGTCTGGTCAAGGGCGCTCGCGTCGCAGTGATGATGCCGAACGTGCTGCAGTATCCCGTTGCGATCGCGGCCGTATTGCGGGCCGGATATGTCATGGTCAACGTCAATCCGCTATACACGCCGCGCGAGCTTGAACACCAGTTACGCGACAGTGGCGCACAGGCAATCATCCTACTCGAGAATTTTGCAACGACGCTGCAGGCGGTCGTGTCGAACACCGACGTCAAGCACGTTATCGTGGCCGCGTTGGGCGACTTGATGGGCGTGAAGGGCTGCCTGGTCAATTGGGTCGTGCGGCACGTGAAAAAGAGGGTGCCGGCCTGGTCGCTGCCGGGCTCGGTGCGCTTTAACGATGCGCTCGCGCAGGGCAAGCGAAGCACGTTCCGCCCCGTGCGGCAAGGACCGGATGATGTTGCCTTCCTGCAATACACCGGAGGTACGACGGGTATTGCGAAGGGGGCGATGCTGCTGCACCGGAACATCGTTGCGAACGTACTGCAATCGGAAGTTTGGCTCAATCCGGCGCGTAGCGCGCATGCAGAATTCACGCAATTTACTACGGTGATCGCGCTTCCGTTGTATCACATCTATGCGTTGACCGTTTGCGCACTGCTGACGATTCGTACTGGCGGGCTCGGGGTATTAATTCCAAACCCGCGCGATATTACCGGTACGATCAAGCAACTGAAGGGGTACGCGGTCAGTATGTTCCCCGCGGTCAATACGCTGTACAACGCGCTGCTCAATCATCCCGACTTCGGCAAGCTAGACTTTTCGAAACTGGTGGTGGCTAACGCCGGGGGGATGGCCGTGCAGGAGGCGGTGGCGAAGCGGTGGTACGAAATGACCGGCGTGCCGATCATCGAAGGCTATGGTTTGTCCGAGACGTCACCGTGCGTGACGTGCAACCCGGCGACCTGCACCGAGTATACAGGCACGATCGGCTTGCCGTTGCCGTCCACCGAAGTGTCGATCCGCGATGACGAGGGTAACGAGTTGCCGCTGGGGCAGCCCGGCGAGATCTGCATTCGCGGCCCGCAGGTCATGGCCGGTTACTGGAACCGCCCAGATGAGACGGCCAACGCGACGACGGCGGATGGTTTCTTCAAGTCCGGCGACGTCGGCGTGATCGATGAATGTGGTTACGTGAAAATCGTCGACCGCAAGAAGGACATGATCCTGGTGTCGGGCTTCAATGTTTATCCGAACGAGGTCGAGGACGTGGTCGCGAAGATGCCGGGTGTCTATGAGGTCGCCGCGGTGGGCGTGGCCAATCCGCATTCCGGCGAGGCGGTGAAGCTGTTCATCGTGAAGAAAGACCCGGCGCTCACCGAGCAGGCTGTTATCGAGTTTTGTAGGGCGCGCCTGGCTGGCTATAAGCGTCCGAAAGCGGTCGAGTTTAGGGCTGAACTGCCGAAGACGAACGTCGGCAAGATCCTGCGGCGCGAGCTGCGCGACGCGCCTCAACATCGAGCTTGCCCTGACGTTGATCTCGCCGGGACGCTGAGCTAG
- the rsmH gene encoding 16S rRNA (cytosine(1402)-N(4))-methyltransferase RsmH: MASAMEKPGQHRTVLLDEAVDALITRADGIYVDGTFGRGGHSRAVLARLAPAARLIAFDKDPQAIEVARGIADPRLNVVHGSFAQLRDVLAARGGVRVSGVLLDLGVSSPQIDDPARGFSFRHDGPLDMRMDPTRGESAAQWLAHVDERELIEVIRDYGEERFAVQIAKAIVARRAESGRLGPIVRTRELAEIVARAVKTREKGQDPATRTFQAIRIHINQELAELPVVLETALESLEQGGRLVVISFHSLEDRIVKRFFQSHARAPAVDRRLPIRAADLPSPPLRILGRVFAGEAEVAANPRARSAVMRIAERVLA, encoded by the coding sequence ATGGCATCCGCGATGGAAAAGCCGGGACAGCATCGCACGGTGCTGCTGGACGAAGCGGTCGATGCGCTGATTACGCGCGCCGATGGAATCTATGTCGATGGCACATTTGGCCGGGGCGGTCATAGTCGCGCGGTGCTCGCGCGGCTTGCGCCTGCCGCCCGATTAATTGCGTTCGACAAAGACCCACAGGCGATCGAGGTGGCGCGCGGGATCGCCGATCCACGGCTGAATGTTGTGCATGGCAGCTTCGCGCAACTGCGCGACGTGCTGGCTGCGCGTGGCGGTGTGCGCGTATCGGGCGTATTGCTGGATCTGGGCGTGTCGTCGCCGCAAATCGACGATCCGGCGCGAGGTTTCAGCTTTCGCCACGATGGCCCACTGGATATGCGCATGGATCCGACGCGCGGCGAGTCCGCCGCACAATGGCTCGCGCATGTGGACGAGCGGGAATTGATAGAGGTGATACGGGATTATGGGGAAGAACGGTTTGCTGTTCAGATTGCAAAGGCGATTGTTGCTCGCCGGGCAGAATCCGGGCGTCTTGGGCCTATCGTGCGCACACGCGAGCTTGCCGAGATCGTGGCTCGCGCCGTCAAGACCCGCGAGAAGGGCCAGGACCCGGCCACTCGCACCTTTCAAGCTATACGGATTCACATCAATCAAGAGCTTGCGGAGTTGCCGGTAGTTCTTGAAACTGCATTGGAGTCGTTGGAGCAGGGAGGCCGGTTGGTGGTCATCAGCTTTCATTCGCTAGAAGACCGCATCGTCAAGCGATTTTTTCAATCGCACGCGCGCGCGCCGGCCGTAGACCGGCGCCTGCCGATTCGCGCGGCGGACTTGCCCAGTCCGCCGTTGCGCATTCTTGGGCGTGTCTTTGCTGGCGAAGCGGAAGTGGCGGCCAACCCGCGTGCCCGTTCCGCCGTGATGCGCATCGCCGAGCGGGTGCTTGCATGA
- a CDS encoding peptidoglycan D,D-transpeptidase FtsI family protein — MKRSTHHRRHVPFSSSPVLSVHLPMWRSKLIVFLLFVAFVALAARAFWIQGPGNAFYQKQGESRYQRTIELPATRGKILDRNGLVLATSLPVRAIWAIPESVPNDLGAGKLAELSKLLSMGEKALRAKLSQDKTFVYVKRQVPLDVAQKVAALDIPGIYARPEYKRFYPEGEITAHMIGFTNVEDEGQEGIELADQKALAGVPGSRRVIKDRIGHIVEDVDEWVKPRDGQDIALSLDSKIQYIAYANLKAAVDRFKAKAGAAIVIDVKTGEVLALVNYPTYNPNNRSHLTGEQLRNRVLTDVFEPGSIMKPFTVSLALDLHRVLPTTLVDTGGGRFTLDGATITDDAGFGVLTVGGVIQKSSNIGATKIAMQLRPEEMWNMYTSIGLGQAPKVGFPGAAAGRLRPWKSWRRIEQATMSYGYGLSASLFQLGRAYTAIAHDGRIIPLTLIRGNNGDEPQGTQVFSATTARQVRAMLESVTQPGGTSPDAAVPGYRVGGKSGTAYKHVGRGYDRGKYRASFVGMAPMPNPRIVVAVSVDEPTAGSHFGGQVSGPVFSAIAGDTLRSLNVPPDMPVKQLVVSDDAKSIINVSATQRTVR, encoded by the coding sequence ATGAAGCGCTCAACTCATCACCGTCGTCATGTACCGTTCTCATCGAGCCCGGTGCTGTCGGTGCACTTGCCGATGTGGCGCTCCAAGCTCATCGTGTTTTTGCTGTTCGTCGCGTTCGTCGCACTGGCGGCGCGTGCATTCTGGATCCAGGGACCGGGCAACGCGTTTTATCAAAAGCAGGGCGAAAGCCGCTACCAGCGCACCATTGAGTTGCCGGCCACGCGCGGCAAGATTCTAGATCGCAACGGGCTGGTGTTGGCCACCAGCTTGCCAGTGCGCGCGATTTGGGCCATTCCCGAATCGGTGCCCAACGATCTGGGTGCCGGCAAGCTGGCGGAGCTCTCGAAGCTGTTATCGATGGGTGAGAAGGCGCTGCGCGCAAAGTTGTCGCAGGACAAGACGTTCGTCTACGTGAAGCGGCAAGTGCCGCTGGATGTCGCGCAGAAAGTGGCCGCACTGGACATCCCCGGCATCTACGCGCGTCCTGAATACAAGCGTTTTTATCCGGAAGGCGAGATCACCGCGCACATGATCGGCTTCACCAACGTCGAGGACGAGGGGCAGGAAGGCATCGAGCTGGCGGACCAGAAGGCGTTGGCCGGCGTGCCGGGCAGCCGCCGCGTGATCAAGGACCGGATCGGGCACATCGTCGAGGATGTCGACGAGTGGGTCAAGCCGCGCGATGGGCAGGACATTGCGTTGTCGCTGGACAGCAAGATCCAGTACATCGCGTACGCTAACCTGAAGGCGGCGGTCGACCGGTTCAAAGCGAAGGCTGGCGCGGCAATCGTCATCGACGTGAAGACGGGCGAGGTGCTCGCGCTGGTCAACTATCCGACGTACAACCCGAATAACCGTTCGCACCTGACCGGCGAGCAGTTGCGCAATCGTGTGCTGACCGACGTGTTTGAGCCTGGCTCGATTATGAAGCCGTTTACCGTATCGCTCGCGCTGGATCTGCACCGCGTGTTGCCCACGACGTTGGTCGATACCGGCGGGGGCCGCTTCACATTGGATGGCGCGACGATCACAGACGACGCCGGCTTTGGCGTGTTGACCGTTGGCGGCGTTATTCAGAAGTCCAGCAACATCGGCGCGACAAAGATTGCGATGCAGTTGCGGCCCGAGGAAATGTGGAATATGTATACGAGCATCGGACTAGGCCAGGCGCCGAAGGTCGGCTTCCCTGGTGCGGCGGCTGGACGGTTGCGCCCTTGGAAGAGCTGGCGTCGCATCGAGCAGGCGACGATGTCGTATGGCTACGGCTTGTCCGCGTCGCTGTTCCAGCTTGGTCGGGCCTATACCGCGATCGCGCATGATGGCCGCATCATTCCGCTCACGCTGATCAGGGGCAACAACGGCGATGAGCCGCAAGGCACGCAGGTGTTCTCGGCCACCACGGCGCGGCAGGTTCGCGCGATGCTGGAATCCGTCACGCAGCCGGGCGGTACATCGCCCGACGCGGCGGTGCCGGGCTACCGCGTCGGCGGCAAGAGCGGCACCGCATATAAGCACGTGGGACGCGGCTACGATCGCGGTAAGTATCGGGCGTCGTTCGTCGGCATGGCGCCGATGCCGAATCCGCGCATCGTGGTGGCAGTGTCGGTCGATGAGCCGACAGCGGGCAGTCACTTCGGCGGACAGGTCTCCGGTCCGGTCTTCTCGGCGATTGCCGGCGACACGCTGCGCTCGCTGAATGTGCCGCCCGACATGCCGGTCAAGCAGCTCGTGGTCAGCGACGACGCTAAGTCCATCATCAATGTGAGCGCGACGCAGAGGACCGTGCGATGA
- the coq7 gene encoding 2-polyprenyl-3-methyl-6-methoxy-1,4-benzoquinone monooxygenase, protein MLLDELIGEFDRGLRSITGVARMSRPVPQPDVVADDSEMTVAEQSHAAALMRVNHVGEVCAQALYQAQKLATRSERLKQAFERAAREEEDHLAWTAHRLRELDSRPSLLNPLWYAGSLAIGFVAGRFGDRVSLGFMAETERQVEQHLDGHLDRLPAGDHASRAIVMQMRTDEMAHARAASDAGGVELAAPVTALMRMAARVMTRTAYYI, encoded by the coding sequence ATGTTGCTCGACGAGTTGATCGGGGAGTTTGACCGTGGCTTGCGCTCAATCACAGGGGTAGCCAGAATGAGTCGGCCGGTGCCGCAGCCCGATGTAGTGGCCGACGACAGTGAAATGACGGTGGCCGAGCAAAGTCATGCGGCGGCGCTGATGCGGGTGAACCATGTGGGCGAAGTGTGCGCGCAGGCGCTGTATCAGGCGCAGAAGCTGGCAACCCGCTCCGAGCGGCTGAAGCAAGCGTTCGAGCGGGCTGCGCGCGAGGAGGAGGACCACTTGGCGTGGACCGCGCATCGGTTGCGCGAACTGGACTCGCGGCCGAGCTTGCTCAATCCGCTGTGGTACGCTGGCTCGCTTGCCATCGGCTTTGTCGCCGGCCGGTTTGGCGATCGCGTCAGTCTTGGCTTCATGGCTGAAACGGAGCGCCAGGTTGAGCAGCATCTGGATGGCCATCTGGACCGGCTGCCGGCGGGCGACCACGCGTCACGCGCGATTGTCATGCAGATGCGCACGGATGAGATGGCGCATGCGCGCGCCGCGTCGGACGCCGGCGGCGTGGAGCTTGCCGCCCCGGTGACCGCACTGATGCGCATGGCCGCGCGCGTGATGACCCGTACTGCGTACTATATCTAG
- the ftsL gene encoding cell division protein FtsL — MSRLNIFLLLVVLGCALSVVNATNRQREVFIDLQRAQSQEHQLQLDYAQLQYQQGALSKTSRIERMATADLKMQPVVPGRTQYLSVDPASVPADTPPASDAGAGASGSASPGTTAGAAR, encoded by the coding sequence ATGAGCCGGCTCAACATTTTCCTGCTCCTCGTTGTGTTGGGCTGCGCGCTGTCGGTCGTCAATGCGACGAACCGGCAGCGCGAGGTGTTCATCGATCTTCAGCGCGCTCAGTCGCAAGAGCATCAGCTACAGTTGGACTATGCGCAGTTGCAATACCAGCAAGGCGCATTGTCGAAGACCTCGCGCATCGAGCGTATGGCCACTGCCGACCTGAAAATGCAGCCGGTGGTGCCGGGGCGTACCCAGTATCTGAGCGTTGACCCGGCGAGCGTGCCGGCCGATACGCCGCCGGCCAGCGACGCGGGGGCCGGCGCATCTGGCTCCGCGTCGCCGGGCACTACGGCGGGAGCGGCCCGATGA
- the mraZ gene encoding division/cell wall cluster transcriptional repressor MraZ, with the protein MFQGASALTLDAKGRMSVPSRYRQVLLGQAQGRVTITKHPDGCLLLFPQPEWEAFRNKIAALPMDAHWWRRIFLGNASDVEMDSAGRVLVSPELRTAANLEREVMLLGMGSHFELWDAQTYAAKEQAAMAQGMPDALKNFTF; encoded by the coding sequence GTGTTTCAGGGGGCGTCGGCGCTAACGCTGGATGCGAAGGGCCGGATGTCGGTGCCCTCGCGTTATCGGCAAGTGCTGTTAGGACAGGCGCAGGGCCGGGTAACCATCACCAAGCACCCGGACGGCTGCCTGTTGCTGTTTCCACAGCCCGAGTGGGAGGCGTTCCGTAACAAGATTGCCGCGTTGCCGATGGATGCGCACTGGTGGCGACGGATCTTCCTCGGTAATGCGTCGGACGTCGAGATGGATTCGGCGGGCCGGGTGCTCGTCTCGCCCGAATTGCGCACCGCTGCAAACCTGGAGCGTGAAGTGATGTTGCTCGGCATGGGCAGCCACTTCGAATTGTGGGATGCGCAAACGTATGCCGCGAAGGAGCAGGCCGCGATGGCGCAAGGCATGCCCGACGCACTGAAAAACTTTACTTTCTGA